In the Xiamenia xianingshaonis genome, one interval contains:
- a CDS encoding VaFE repeat-containing surface-anchored protein, which yields MRKTTRRLASAIAAALAATALAAATLFAEPVVAAAFADAPAAEPAADAAQTADARADDAAEAPADLDELWAEYLRTDDASVLPFNPFGNAPAWAEGGIDPMRASAPAFSQHTCPDDPADPLEGMENPFKENLAVALRSPRAYSSPSVYALSYNIGNPFENGDFTWDPNTQSYKLAGLTLRVTLTAELSGSPPFSYPPNLTDAYYMFVNDPSTGGNFPGWGISDYRYELTSETNSRGLIYTGLASTGRTHCCQGNNYTVRDYANPRPARLCLLENESYWSDDGQYYTATFFLLVNNGGAYGDWDQASIGKQKVYATWRLHEPRGWFEVWKGSTRDKAVTVDAHYSLAKAKFGVYSDAACTDLVQTLTTTSDFTNASHEPSRHEDPQAWSLAETAWLDPGTYYVKEIQAPRGYSLSTGIKSITVRDDESRSGYLSFFNEPETYVKVWKTSAEAWTNGNGAYALGGAAFGVYTDAGCTNKVDEMVTKDPRGAYRPADQVYDYRERAIAESKWLPAGTYWVKEIKAPPGFNASSEAKRIDARADRDNAATFSDQVQYFEPQAVLQKIDQPTGKPQAAGDATLEGGEFRISYYDVSPALFAGFDAATITQVESRHLAASWVFATDAGGRVDASKPVSGSPLYLHGTKPYWPIGCYVVEETKAPTGYVRATGKKLVKVAANGAQAAGTKATAQFGSASAALRLDFADAPITGGVSVLKVDAETGRPVPQGQASLAGIKFEIKNVSKHPVTVEGTEYPVDAVVKTIATNASGVAATPANCLPYGTYEISESATNDTYRPTDATTRTVSIRIQGEVVNACAPNVAAAAAAAAETEAASAAPTSEGGKAESAPRAGGTGPFKDEVVRGGVALEKRDFDTRRSEPQGNAVLEGTVFTITNRSAQSVVVEGVEYAPGQIVATMTTDEAGAAATAENLLPCGAYEIREVEAPTGYRLTDGAPRSFAIAEDLTVVEPFAGDDAFFNKVERGGVKVCKADAQTKRREPQGDASLAGIEFTITNKSAHSVVVDGTEFAVDEDVKTIETDASGTATTGGESLPIGTYEIRESATNGSYRLTDGKALTFSITADGQVAAPCEAGGDYRNQVVRGGAAVQKRDFDTRQNAPQGDATLAGTVFRITNRSARSVVVDGIEYAPGRVVATIATDEDGNASTGTQTLPFGTYDIQEIAASTGYHLTDGAARTFTIREDKRIVTPFSGSSSFFNKVWRGGVELWKVDVESDDNLPQGDAWLSGIVFDIKNVSAAPVFVEGRLYQPGDVVKRITTNKDGYAKTAADCLPFGTYEVYESATNDTYNLTDTSVRTVEVRQDGVVYQPFHKDGTVDGERYKNMVVRGDVLVHKRDNESYLLTPLGGAKLEKTAFEITNRSENRVIVDGVPYEPGEVCATIYAGADGIAKTEGKALPYGTYDIAEVAPGEGYLMLDGAQRRFRIRTEGEVDATWSDETYDQAASDNTKSWRNQVMRGDLQLVKVGAPDMKRLAGVPFALISQTTGERHILVTDANGEASTHAEWAAHSFETNANDDTETGYRSHRGTWFGLTSEGWTVPVIDDAGALPYDWYTLEELPCEATVGYDLITVKNIHIYRDKHYINLGTLEDAENGDGTPEIGTQAADAADGNKVMHADTTGGIIDTVSHTSLVPGREYALVGTLMKKGDDGTAVPVFDGEEASKGTSSARFTPASKNGLVNMAFSFDSTVIAKAQTTVFEELYLASDVDAEGNPKPGAKPLAEHKDIEDGAQTVRVDAPRIGTKATDAADGDKKIAADAQAEVLDTVSYRNLVPGKTYAVAGTLMCKSTGEPVRDESGLAVMAKTEFVAEDESGEVDLLFAFNAGKLAGEEVVAFETLSQDGIDLATHADINDKSQTVVVTGVAIETTARDGADEDKLVAAGPAAIVVDTVSYKGLVPDKEYRLEATLAVKSSGRPVEGADGKAVCASKDFTPDESKGSVDVEIPFDATDLASDSVVVFETLSRDGVEVAAHADLDNENQTVAVANAEVGTSATDAADGDKAVSAGPGASIVDRVSYAGLVPGAEYVVRGQVMVASTGKPLLDAEGSPVAAGRAFTPQLPNGEIELSFDFDATDVAGERLVVFETMLQDGAEVAAHADLDDAGQTVEVEKPSVATTAIDALDGDKAVSPGANALITDTVAYAGLVPGAQYELAGTLMLKATGEPLVNDEGNPVRATKTFKPVFPEGEMQLDLAFDATDLGGQEVVAFESLAKDGVEVAAHADLDDAGQTVEVAALEIQTTAADGADGDKLVTADPEAVVVDTVAYDGLVPDKEYTVSGLLVHKATGEPLIGADGKPVSATKTFRPHVPSGTERLEFRFDASMLGGASLVAFEKLLLTEKVIAKHEDLDDEAQTVTVASPRIATSAKDAADNDKQTAADSKARIIDTLSYEGLVPGKEYTASGLLMDKATGKPYADAAGNAVTAEVAFIPAKATGSVEVAFEFDCSGQNDRQIVVFEKLLREGAVITVHEDLDDQAQTVTVMAPAIFTNAKDASDSDQFLARSEWVRIVDEVSYENVVPGREYVLAGTLVDKETGHPVISNGIEVTARKSFVPNQPSGTVDMEMALSTAGLDGHDLVAFEALSLDGRIVAAHADVNDEAQTVSVQDVLGETGVPESGRPDKGPDVPASPGAGAPEPAQATPYDKTGAAALATAMLTMLLATSAALACRDGIRRLGDRTR from the coding sequence ATGAGAAAGACCACGCGCAGGCTTGCAAGCGCGATCGCGGCAGCGCTCGCGGCGACAGCACTTGCAGCGGCGACGCTTTTCGCAGAGCCGGTCGTAGCGGCGGCGTTCGCAGATGCGCCCGCGGCAGAGCCGGCCGCCGACGCCGCGCAGACCGCCGACGCTCGTGCCGACGACGCAGCCGAGGCGCCCGCCGACTTGGACGAGCTGTGGGCCGAGTACTTGAGGACCGACGACGCGTCGGTGCTGCCCTTCAACCCGTTCGGCAACGCGCCGGCATGGGCCGAGGGCGGCATCGATCCGATGCGGGCAAGCGCGCCGGCGTTTTCCCAGCACACCTGCCCCGACGACCCCGCAGATCCCCTCGAAGGCATGGAAAACCCTTTCAAGGAAAACCTGGCCGTCGCCCTGCGAAGCCCCCGGGCGTACAGCAGCCCGTCGGTCTATGCGCTCAGCTACAACATCGGCAACCCCTTCGAAAACGGCGACTTCACGTGGGACCCCAACACCCAGTCCTACAAGCTGGCGGGCCTGACGCTGCGGGTGACCCTCACCGCCGAACTTTCCGGAAGCCCGCCGTTCTCCTATCCGCCCAACCTCACCGACGCCTACTATATGTTCGTGAACGACCCGAGCACCGGCGGCAACTTCCCCGGCTGGGGCATTTCGGACTATCGCTACGAACTGACGAGCGAGACGAACTCCCGAGGCCTTATCTACACAGGCCTCGCCTCGACGGGCAGGACGCACTGCTGTCAAGGCAACAACTACACGGTGCGCGACTATGCCAACCCGCGCCCCGCCCGGCTCTGCCTGCTGGAAAACGAGTCGTACTGGAGCGACGACGGGCAGTACTACACCGCGACGTTCTTTCTGCTGGTCAACAACGGCGGCGCCTACGGCGACTGGGACCAGGCCTCCATCGGCAAGCAGAAGGTCTACGCCACCTGGCGCCTCCACGAGCCGCGCGGCTGGTTCGAGGTGTGGAAAGGGTCGACGCGGGACAAGGCGGTCACCGTCGACGCCCACTACAGCCTGGCCAAAGCGAAGTTCGGCGTCTATTCCGACGCAGCCTGCACAGACCTCGTGCAGACGCTCACGACGACGAGCGACTTCACGAACGCCTCGCACGAGCCGAGCCGCCACGAAGACCCGCAGGCCTGGTCGCTGGCCGAAACCGCCTGGCTCGATCCCGGAACCTACTACGTCAAAGAAATCCAAGCGCCCAGGGGGTATTCCCTGTCGACCGGCATCAAGTCGATCACCGTCCGCGACGACGAAAGCCGTTCGGGCTACCTGTCGTTTTTCAACGAGCCCGAAACCTACGTGAAGGTATGGAAAACCTCGGCCGAAGCATGGACGAACGGCAACGGCGCCTATGCGCTCGGAGGCGCTGCCTTCGGCGTCTACACGGACGCGGGCTGCACGAACAAGGTCGACGAGATGGTCACGAAAGACCCGCGCGGGGCCTATCGGCCCGCCGACCAGGTCTACGACTACCGCGAGCGGGCCATCGCCGAAAGCAAGTGGCTGCCCGCAGGCACCTACTGGGTCAAGGAGATCAAAGCGCCGCCCGGCTTCAACGCGAGCTCCGAGGCAAAGCGCATCGACGCGCGGGCCGACCGCGACAACGCCGCGACGTTCTCCGACCAGGTGCAGTACTTCGAACCGCAAGCCGTGCTGCAAAAGATCGACCAACCGACCGGCAAGCCGCAGGCCGCCGGCGACGCGACGCTCGAGGGCGGAGAATTCCGCATCTCCTACTACGACGTCAGCCCCGCGCTGTTCGCAGGATTCGACGCAGCGACGATCACACAGGTTGAAAGCAGGCACCTGGCCGCGTCATGGGTCTTCGCCACCGACGCCGGCGGGCGCGTCGACGCGAGCAAGCCGGTGTCCGGCAGCCCGCTGTACCTGCACGGAACGAAGCCGTACTGGCCGATCGGCTGCTATGTCGTCGAAGAGACGAAGGCGCCGACCGGCTACGTCCGCGCCACGGGCAAGAAGCTCGTCAAGGTGGCGGCCAACGGCGCGCAGGCGGCAGGCACGAAGGCAACGGCGCAGTTCGGCAGCGCGAGCGCCGCCCTCAGGCTCGATTTCGCCGATGCGCCGATCACCGGCGGCGTGTCGGTGCTGAAGGTCGACGCCGAAACGGGGCGGCCCGTTCCGCAGGGCCAGGCAAGCCTCGCCGGCATCAAATTTGAGATCAAAAACGTATCAAAACACCCGGTCACGGTCGAAGGGACGGAATATCCGGTCGACGCCGTCGTGAAGACCATCGCGACCAACGCGTCAGGAGTCGCCGCGACCCCGGCGAACTGCCTGCCTTACGGCACCTATGAAATCAGCGAGTCCGCCACGAACGACACGTACCGCCCCACCGACGCCACGACGCGCACCGTCTCGATCCGCATCCAGGGAGAGGTGGTCAACGCCTGCGCGCCGAACGTGGCGGCGGCTGCGGCGGCTGCGGCCGAAACCGAAGCCGCGAGCGCCGCCCCGACGTCCGAAGGCGGCAAAGCGGAAAGCGCGCCCCGCGCAGGAGGCACAGGCCCGTTCAAAGACGAGGTCGTGCGCGGCGGCGTGGCGCTTGAGAAGCGGGACTTCGACACGCGCCGCAGCGAGCCGCAGGGCAATGCCGTCCTCGAAGGCACCGTCTTCACGATCACGAACCGGTCTGCCCAAAGCGTCGTCGTCGAAGGCGTCGAATACGCTCCGGGGCAGATCGTCGCCACGATGACGACCGACGAAGCCGGAGCCGCCGCCACCGCCGAAAACCTGTTGCCCTGCGGCGCCTACGAAATCCGCGAAGTGGAAGCACCCACAGGCTACCGCCTGACCGACGGAGCGCCCCGCTCCTTCGCCATCGCCGAAGACCTGACGGTCGTCGAGCCTTTCGCCGGCGACGACGCCTTCTTCAATAAGGTGGAGCGCGGCGGGGTCAAGGTCTGCAAAGCCGACGCCCAGACGAAGCGGCGCGAGCCGCAGGGCGACGCAAGCCTTGCCGGCATAGAGTTCACCATAACTAACAAATCGGCGCACAGCGTGGTGGTGGACGGAACCGAGTTCGCCGTCGACGAAGACGTCAAGACGATCGAGACCGACGCGTCCGGCACAGCGACGACCGGCGGCGAATCGCTGCCCATCGGCACGTACGAGATACGCGAGTCGGCGACGAACGGCAGCTACCGCCTGACCGACGGCAAGGCGCTCACGTTCTCAATCACCGCCGACGGCCAGGTCGCAGCCCCGTGCGAAGCGGGCGGGGACTATCGAAACCAGGTCGTGCGCGGCGGCGCAGCCGTGCAGAAGCGCGATTTCGACACCCGGCAAAACGCCCCGCAAGGCGATGCGACGCTCGCCGGCACGGTGTTTCGCATCACGAACCGGTCCGCCCGAAGCGTCGTCGTCGACGGCATCGAATACGCGCCCGGCCGCGTTGTGGCGACGATCGCGACCGACGAGGACGGCAACGCCTCGACCGGAACTCAAACGCTGCCGTTCGGCACCTACGACATCCAAGAAATCGCCGCGAGCACGGGGTATCACCTGACCGACGGCGCGGCCCGCACGTTCACGATCCGCGAGGACAAAAGAATCGTCACGCCGTTTTCCGGCAGCAGCTCGTTTTTCAACAAGGTGTGGCGCGGCGGCGTCGAACTGTGGAAGGTGGACGTCGAAAGCGACGACAACCTGCCCCAGGGCGATGCGTGGCTCTCCGGCATCGTCTTTGACATCAAGAACGTCTCGGCAGCCCCGGTGTTCGTCGAAGGGCGCCTCTACCAGCCGGGAGACGTGGTCAAGCGGATCACCACGAACAAAGACGGCTACGCGAAAACGGCGGCCGACTGCCTGCCTTTCGGCACCTACGAGGTGTACGAATCGGCGACCAACGACACCTACAACCTCACCGACACGTCTGTGCGCACGGTCGAGGTGCGCCAAGACGGCGTCGTCTACCAGCCCTTCCATAAAGACGGCACCGTCGACGGCGAGCGTTACAAGAACATGGTCGTGCGCGGAGACGTGCTCGTCCACAAGCGCGACAACGAATCGTACCTGCTAACTCCGCTCGGCGGGGCAAAGCTGGAGAAAACGGCCTTCGAGATCACGAACCGCAGCGAAAACCGCGTCATCGTGGACGGCGTGCCCTACGAGCCGGGCGAGGTGTGCGCCACGATATACGCCGGCGCCGACGGCATCGCGAAGACCGAAGGCAAAGCGCTGCCCTACGGCACCTACGACATCGCCGAGGTCGCGCCGGGAGAAGGCTACCTGATGCTCGACGGAGCGCAGCGCCGCTTCCGCATCCGCACCGAAGGCGAAGTGGACGCCACCTGGAGCGACGAGACCTACGACCAGGCGGCCTCGGACAACACGAAGTCCTGGCGCAACCAGGTCATGCGCGGCGACTTGCAGCTCGTGAAGGTGGGAGCGCCCGACATGAAACGGCTTGCGGGCGTGCCCTTCGCGCTCATCAGCCAGACGACCGGCGAGCGCCACATCCTGGTCACCGACGCCAACGGCGAGGCTTCCACCCATGCCGAATGGGCGGCGCACTCCTTCGAGACCAACGCCAACGACGACACGGAAACGGGGTACCGATCCCATCGCGGCACGTGGTTCGGGCTGACAAGCGAAGGCTGGACCGTGCCAGTCATAGACGACGCGGGCGCCCTTCCCTACGACTGGTACACGCTCGAAGAGCTGCCCTGCGAAGCGACCGTCGGATACGACCTGATCACCGTCAAGAACATCCACATCTACCGCGACAAGCACTACATCAACCTGGGCACGCTCGAAGACGCGGAAAACGGCGATGGAACCCCCGAGATCGGCACGCAAGCCGCCGACGCCGCCGACGGCAACAAGGTCATGCACGCCGACACGACGGGCGGCATCATCGACACGGTGAGCCACACGTCGCTCGTCCCCGGACGCGAATACGCGCTCGTCGGCACGCTCATGAAAAAGGGCGACGACGGCACCGCCGTCCCGGTCTTCGACGGAGAGGAGGCCTCGAAGGGCACGTCTTCCGCACGCTTCACGCCTGCCTCGAAAAACGGGCTCGTGAACATGGCGTTCTCCTTCGATTCGACCGTGATCGCCAAAGCGCAGACGACCGTCTTCGAAGAGCTCTACCTGGCAAGCGACGTCGACGCCGAAGGCAACCCCAAGCCCGGCGCAAAGCCCCTGGCCGAGCACAAAGACATTGAAGACGGCGCCCAAACCGTGCGCGTCGACGCGCCCAGGATCGGCACCAAGGCGACCGACGCCGCCGACGGAGACAAGAAGATCGCCGCAGACGCGCAGGCCGAAGTGCTCGACACGGTGTCGTACCGAAATCTCGTCCCCGGCAAAACCTATGCGGTGGCCGGCACGCTCATGTGCAAGTCGACCGGAGAGCCGGTGCGCGACGAAAGCGGCCTTGCCGTCATGGCCAAAACGGAGTTCGTCGCCGAGGACGAATCCGGAGAAGTGGACCTGCTCTTCGCGTTCAACGCGGGCAAGCTTGCCGGGGAAGAGGTCGTCGCGTTCGAAACGCTGTCGCAGGATGGCATCGATCTGGCGACGCACGCAGACATCAACGACAAATCCCAGACCGTCGTCGTCACCGGCGTCGCCATAGAGACGACCGCCCGCGACGGCGCCGACGAAGACAAGCTGGTGGCGGCGGGACCTGCGGCAATCGTCGTTGACACGGTGTCTTACAAAGGCCTCGTGCCGGACAAGGAATACCGCCTCGAAGCGACGCTCGCCGTCAAATCGAGCGGAAGGCCAGTCGAAGGCGCCGACGGCAAGGCGGTTTGCGCAAGCAAGGACTTCACGCCCGACGAAAGCAAGGGGTCCGTCGACGTTGAGATTCCCTTCGACGCGACAGACCTCGCCTCAGACAGCGTGGTCGTTTTCGAAACGCTTTCGCGCGACGGCGTCGAAGTGGCGGCCCACGCCGACCTCGACAACGAAAACCAGACGGTCGCCGTCGCAAACGCCGAGGTGGGCACGTCTGCGACCGATGCAGCCGACGGAGACAAAGCCGTCTCGGCCGGACCGGGGGCGTCCATCGTCGATCGGGTGTCGTACGCCGGCCTCGTGCCAGGCGCCGAATACGTCGTCCGCGGCCAGGTGATGGTCGCATCGACCGGAAAGCCGCTGCTCGACGCCGAGGGAAGCCCTGTCGCAGCCGGACGGGCCTTCACACCCCAGCTGCCAAACGGCGAGATAGAGCTTTCATTCGACTTCGATGCGACCGATGTCGCCGGTGAGCGCCTGGTCGTCTTCGAAACGATGCTGCAAGACGGCGCCGAAGTGGCGGCGCACGCCGACCTCGACGACGCAGGGCAGACGGTCGAGGTGGAAAAGCCGTCCGTCGCCACGACCGCCATCGACGCGCTCGACGGCGACAAAGCGGTGTCGCCCGGTGCAAACGCCCTGATAACCGACACGGTTGCCTATGCCGGCCTCGTGCCGGGCGCACAGTACGAGCTCGCCGGCACGCTTATGCTGAAAGCGACCGGCGAGCCCCTGGTCAACGACGAGGGCAACCCCGTCCGCGCGACAAAGACGTTCAAACCGGTGTTTCCCGAAGGAGAAATGCAGCTTGACCTGGCCTTCGACGCAACGGATCTGGGCGGTCAGGAGGTCGTGGCGTTTGAATCGCTCGCAAAAGACGGCGTCGAGGTGGCAGCGCACGCCGATCTTGACGACGCCGGGCAGACGGTCGAGGTGGCGGCGCTGGAAATCCAAACGACGGCAGCCGACGGCGCAGACGGAGACAAGCTCGTCACCGCCGACCCCGAAGCCGTCGTTGTCGACACCGTAGCCTACGACGGCCTCGTGCCCGACAAGGAGTACACGGTATCGGGCCTGCTCGTGCATAAAGCGACCGGCGAGCCGCTCATCGGGGCGGACGGCAAGCCCGTGAGCGCAACCAAGACCTTCAGGCCGCACGTGCCCTCAGGCACCGAACGGCTCGAATTCCGCTTCGACGCCAGCATGTTGGGCGGGGCGTCGCTCGTCGCCTTCGAAAAGCTTTTGTTGACTGAAAAGGTCATCGCAAAGCACGAAGACCTCGACGATGAAGCACAAACCGTCACGGTCGCATCGCCTCGGATCGCAACGAGCGCCAAAGACGCCGCCGACAACGACAAGCAAACGGCAGCGGACTCCAAGGCGAGAATCATCGACACGCTGTCTTACGAAGGACTCGTGCCTGGCAAAGAATACACGGCATCGGGCCTGCTCATGGACAAGGCGACCGGCAAGCCCTACGCCGACGCCGCGGGCAACGCCGTAACGGCCGAGGTCGCCTTCATCCCCGCAAAAGCGACCGGCTCCGTCGAGGTCGCCTTCGAGTTCGACTGTTCGGGCCAAAACGACCGACAGATCGTCGTCTTTGAAAAGCTGCTGCGCGAAGGCGCCGTCATCACCGTCCACGAAGATCTGGACGACCAGGCCCAAACCGTCACGGTGATGGCCCCCGCGATCTTCACCAACGCGAAAGACGCTTCCGACAGCGACCAGTTTCTCGCCAGAAGCGAATGGGTCCGCATCGTTGACGAAGTGAGTTATGAAAACGTCGTGCCCGGACGCGAATACGTGCTTGCCGGAACGCTTGTCGACAAGGAGACCGGGCATCCCGTCATCTCCAACGGCATCGAAGTCACCGCGCGCAAATCGTTCGTCCCCAACCAGCCGAGCGGAACCGTCGACATGGAAATGGCGCTGTCGACCGCCGGGCTCGACGGACACGACCTGGTGGCGTTCGAGGCCCTTTCGCTCGACGGCCGAATCGTCGCCGCACACGCGGACGTGAACGACGAGGCCCAGACCGTCTCGGTGCAAGACGTGCTGGGCGAAACCGGCGTGCCGGAATCGGGCAGGCCCGACAAAGGCCCCGACGTACCGGCCAGCCCAGGCGCTGGTGCTCCGGAACCGGCGCAGGCCACCCCTTACGACAAGACGGGCGCCGCCGCCCTGGCAACAGCCATGCTGACGATGCTGCTGGCCACAAGCGCTGCGCTCGCCTGCCGAGACGGCATCAGGCGCCTCGGCGACCGCACCCGGTAA
- the acpS gene encoding holo-ACP synthase: MGEKAMETEGRLGAKAAGETGHIDDETTADAAVQDGMSDALASVEGLVGVGVDIVDIDRMRAILKRSPMFSRKVFSCEECCYCDERSDPAVHYACRFAAKEAVMKALGTGLFQGVGVRDVEVVRNAKGRPSVRLSGGAARIARDQGVRELPLSLSYTHTEAVAFALAITDDSVRAKEERTDQKAELAKRFKEVRGMLDAI, translated from the coding sequence ATGGGCGAGAAGGCGATGGAGACGGAAGGGCGTTTGGGCGCGAAGGCGGCTGGTGAGACCGGGCACATCGATGATGAGACGACGGCCGACGCAGCCGTGCAGGACGGTATGTCCGATGCGCTTGCGTCGGTGGAAGGCCTGGTGGGCGTCGGCGTTGACATCGTCGACATCGACCGGATGCGCGCCATCCTCAAGCGCTCCCCGATGTTTTCCCGCAAGGTGTTTTCCTGCGAAGAGTGCTGCTACTGCGACGAGCGCTCCGATCCGGCCGTCCACTACGCCTGCCGGTTCGCTGCGAAAGAGGCGGTCATGAAGGCGCTTGGCACGGGGCTGTTCCAGGGCGTGGGCGTGCGCGACGTCGAAGTGGTGCGCAACGCGAAGGGGCGCCCGTCGGTGAGGCTTTCAGGCGGCGCGGCGCGGATCGCGCGGGACCAGGGCGTTCGCGAGCTGCCGCTGTCGCTTTCCTACACCCACACCGAAGCCGTGGCCTTCGCACTCGCCATCACCGACGATTCAGTCCGCGCGAAAGAAGAGCGCACCGACCAAAAGGCCGAGCTGGCCAAACGCTTCAAAGAAGTGCGCGGCATGCTCGACGCCATCTAA
- the glmS gene encoding glutamine--fructose-6-phosphate transaminase (isomerizing) yields the protein MCGIVGYTGSKPVKDILVGGLSRLEYRGYDSAGVAIEQDGELAVVHRKGKVSSLSHTLEHFDFTGTCGIGHTRWATHGRPSEANAHPHTSCDGRVAVVHNGIIENFAELREELVAEGHAFSSETDTEVVAHLVERALAGGKGLLEAVHEATDYLVGAYALAVVSFDEPGVIVAARKDSPLVVGLAQDGFYVASDIIAMIEATRDVVVLGDGEFARLTPTNVEFFTAAGSFEPTVTRVDWDLDVAEKGGYPDFMLKEIHEQPRVIRDTLAGRLVGGALSIDELDLTVEELNLIDRVYVIACGTSYHAGLIAKNLIEGWARIPCEVEVASEFRYRNPIITPTTLVVAVSQSGETADTLAAIRDARVKGARVFGITNVLGSPVARESDGVIYTKANKEIAVASTKSFLGQVVSLTLLALLLAQVKGKLKTNQVRFLFRELADTAEQVERILSDTSAIKEAARACVDAKSALFVGRGMGSAIACEGALKLKEISYLHAEAYPAGEMKHGPIALIDEGFPVIAVATKSPVYDKVISNLQESRARGATVVAVATEGDEEIRKYADHVIYIPKVRDAFSAITASVPLQLFARAIAVERGCDVDQPRNLAKSVTVE from the coding sequence ATGTGCGGGATCGTGGGCTATACCGGAAGCAAGCCGGTGAAGGACATTTTGGTCGGCGGCTTGTCCCGACTCGAATATCGCGGCTATGATTCTGCCGGCGTGGCCATCGAGCAGGACGGCGAGCTTGCGGTCGTGCATCGCAAGGGCAAGGTTTCCAGCCTCTCGCACACGCTCGAGCATTTCGACTTCACGGGCACGTGCGGCATCGGGCATACGCGCTGGGCGACCCACGGCCGTCCGAGCGAGGCGAACGCCCATCCTCACACGTCCTGCGACGGGCGCGTGGCCGTCGTGCACAACGGCATCATCGAGAACTTCGCCGAGCTGCGCGAAGAGCTTGTTGCCGAAGGCCATGCGTTTTCGAGCGAGACCGACACCGAAGTGGTGGCGCACCTGGTCGAGCGGGCCTTGGCGGGTGGAAAAGGCCTGTTGGAAGCCGTGCACGAGGCGACCGACTACCTCGTGGGGGCCTATGCGCTCGCGGTCGTCAGTTTCGACGAGCCCGGTGTCATCGTGGCCGCGCGCAAGGACTCGCCGCTGGTGGTGGGGCTTGCGCAAGACGGCTTCTACGTGGCGAGCGACATCATCGCGATGATTGAGGCCACGCGCGACGTGGTGGTTCTCGGCGACGGGGAATTCGCCCGCCTCACTCCGACGAATGTGGAATTCTTCACGGCCGCCGGCTCCTTCGAGCCGACGGTGACCCGCGTGGACTGGGATTTGGACGTGGCCGAAAAAGGCGGCTATCCCGACTTCATGCTGAAAGAAATCCACGAGCAGCCGCGCGTCATCCGCGACACGCTGGCCGGGCGCCTGGTGGGCGGGGCGCTTTCCATCGACGAGTTGGACCTGACCGTCGAAGAGCTCAACCTGATCGACCGGGTGTACGTCATCGCCTGCGGCACGTCGTACCACGCCGGCCTCATCGCGAAGAACCTCATCGAAGGATGGGCCCGCATTCCTTGCGAAGTGGAGGTGGCGAGCGAATTCCGCTACCGCAACCCCATCATCACGCCGACGACACTCGTGGTGGCGGTGTCGCAATCGGGCGAAACGGCCGACACGCTGGCCGCCATCCGCGACGCGCGGGTGAAAGGGGCGCGGGTTTTCGGCATCACGAACGTGCTCGGCAGCCCGGTGGCCCGCGAGTCCGACGGCGTCATCTACACGAAGGCGAACAAGGAAATCGCCGTGGCCTCCACGAAGTCCTTCTTGGGCCAGGTGGTGTCGCTCACGTTGCTGGCGCTGCTGTTGGCCCAGGTCAAGGGCAAACTAAAAACGAACCAAGTACGGTTTTTGTTCCGCGAGCTGGCCGACACGGCCGAGCAGGTCGAGCGTATTCTGTCCGACACGTCGGCCATCAAGGAGGCGGCGCGGGCCTGCGTCGACGCGAAAAGCGCTCTGTTCGTCGGACGCGGCATGGGGTCGGCCATCGCCTGCGAAGGGGCGCTCAAGCTCAAGGAGATCAGCTACCTGCATGCCGAAGCGTATCCGGCCGGCGAGATGAAGCACGGTCCCATCGCGCTGATCGACGAAGGGTTTCCTGTCATCGCGGTCGCGACGAAAAGCCCGGTGTACGACAAGGTCATCTCGAACTTGCAGGAAAGCCGCGCGCGCGGGGCGACCGTCGTGGCCGTGGCGACTGAAGGCGACGAAGAGATTCGCAAGTACGCCGACCATGTCATCTACATCCCGAAGGTGCGCGACGCGTTCTCGGCCATCACGGCGAGCGTGCCGTTGCAGCTGTTCGCCCGTGCCATCGCCGTCGAACGCGGCTGCGACGTTGACCAGCCGCGCAACCTGGCAAAATCGGTCACGGTGGAATAG